The following are encoded in a window of Algiphilus aromaticivorans DG1253 genomic DNA:
- a CDS encoding SIMPL domain-containing protein: MGDSRSSAVLGALVALGLIVGLIGGGRYIAQAADIWQQSSRTVTVRGLAEREIPADLALWPLNYTVDADTLGELQKGLERDRERISNFLLAADFNEADISVTTPRITDHARNTYGDRRPELRYSAEATVLLRTSNVAGVRETVSRVNELVREGVLLSPTYEYRTEFLFTGLEAIKPEMIAEATADARRAAQQFAQDAGSSVGEIRRATQGYFSINDLDSYTPEVKRVRVVTTVDYALED, translated from the coding sequence ATGGGCGATAGCCGGAGTTCCGCGGTCCTTGGTGCGCTCGTCGCCCTGGGGCTCATCGTTGGCCTCATTGGCGGCGGGCGCTACATCGCCCAGGCAGCCGACATCTGGCAGCAGTCTTCGCGCACCGTTACCGTGCGCGGCCTGGCGGAACGCGAGATCCCGGCGGACCTTGCGCTCTGGCCGCTCAACTACACCGTAGATGCCGATACCCTCGGTGAACTGCAGAAAGGCCTCGAACGGGACCGTGAGCGCATCAGCAATTTCCTCCTCGCCGCAGATTTCAACGAGGCCGATATCAGCGTCACCACGCCGCGCATCACTGATCATGCGCGGAATACCTATGGCGACCGCCGTCCGGAGCTGCGTTACTCCGCAGAAGCCACCGTTCTGCTGCGCACCAGCAATGTCGCCGGTGTGCGCGAAACGGTGTCCAGGGTCAACGAGCTGGTGCGCGAAGGCGTGCTGCTGTCACCCACTTACGAGTACCGCACCGAGTTCCTCTTCACGGGCCTCGAGGCTATCAAGCCGGAGATGATTGCCGAGGCCACTGCCGACGCCCGCCGTGCCGCGCAGCAGTTCGCACAGGATGCGGGCAGCAGCGTAGGTGAAATCCGTCGCGCTACGCAGGGCTATTTCTCCATCAATGATCTCGACAGCTATACGCCGGAAGTCAAGCGCGTGCGCGTGGTGACCACCGTGGATTACGCCTTGGAGGATTGA
- a CDS encoding fatty acid desaturase — MCSLQCLRGHSSDFDQTFLSAIDWIWRPWTPQEYADASPRARWLYRIERSLPGCALHYLRRVWWDGMVRFNPGQTPEQRRSMRVGKGITLAFFIVISAIAWRYAGGWAGVLAGVLVPFIVFNYFIAFFVYLHHTHPHIPYFLDREQWGPAIGQVYCSTVIHFSRPMAWLTHNIMVHVPHHVHPHIPYYHLPAAYADIKARFGGYIHEYRFRWRDVAKIFNQCKLFDFEQRRWYRFDGCPAAA, encoded by the coding sequence GTGTGCAGCCTGCAATGTCTTCGCGGTCACTCATCCGACTTTGATCAGACATTCCTTAGCGCCATCGACTGGATCTGGCGCCCCTGGACCCCACAGGAGTACGCCGACGCCTCCCCCCGGGCGCGCTGGCTGTATCGCATTGAACGCTCGCTTCCCGGTTGCGCCCTGCACTACCTTCGACGCGTGTGGTGGGACGGCATGGTTCGCTTCAACCCGGGTCAGACACCGGAGCAGCGGCGCTCGATGCGAGTCGGCAAAGGCATCACTCTGGCCTTCTTCATCGTCATAAGCGCCATCGCCTGGCGCTACGCGGGGGGCTGGGCTGGCGTGCTCGCCGGCGTGCTGGTGCCCTTCATCGTCTTCAACTACTTCATCGCCTTCTTCGTCTACCTTCACCACACCCACCCGCACATCCCCTATTTCCTCGATCGCGAGCAATGGGGGCCGGCAATCGGTCAGGTCTATTGCAGCACCGTGATTCACTTTTCACGGCCGATGGCGTGGCTGACGCACAACATCATGGTGCATGTACCGCACCACGTGCACCCGCACATCCCCTACTACCATCTGCCTGCCGCCTACGCCGATATCAAGGCGCGCTTCGGCGGCTACATCCATGAATACCGCTTCCGTTGGCGCGACGTTGCGAAGATCTTCAATCAGTGCAAGCTCTTCGACTTCGAGCAGCGACGCTGGTACCGATTCGACGGCTGCCCGGCTGCCGCTTAG
- a CDS encoding diguanylate cyclase domain-containing protein codes for MPIDLESLYPKLIHLIMDAVFVIDEDDRIAFVSDACEALLGYRADELIGTPITDYMHPDDLAVTRASIVRVMSGQPHRDFRNRYIHKDGSTVHILWSARWSEEEGVRIGVARDVTALRQAEEGLHFLAHHDPLTGLSNRSLLNDRLEMALRAAHRYQGGLALLFLDLNEFKSINDTHGHAVGDRVLCTIARRLEGCVRETDTVARMGGDEFVVLLTEIQSADAVSRKVKQIGTVMTEPLDTEFGEIRALSCSIGVACYPEHGEDADSLLSYADNDMYRQKRHRSGSGRRSH; via the coding sequence ATGCCCATTGACCTAGAGTCGCTTTACCCTAAGCTTATTCATCTGATAATGGATGCGGTCTTCGTGATCGACGAAGACGACCGGATCGCTTTTGTGAGTGATGCTTGTGAGGCACTGCTCGGTTACCGTGCCGACGAGCTGATCGGCACCCCGATCACCGACTATATGCATCCTGACGACCTGGCGGTTACACGGGCCTCTATCGTCCGGGTCATGAGTGGTCAGCCGCACCGCGACTTCCGGAACCGTTATATCCACAAAGATGGTTCCACCGTCCACATTCTGTGGTCTGCCCGCTGGTCCGAGGAGGAGGGCGTGCGGATCGGCGTGGCTCGGGACGTGACGGCCCTCAGACAGGCTGAGGAAGGCCTGCATTTCCTCGCCCATCATGATCCGCTGACCGGGCTGAGTAACCGATCGTTGCTCAATGATCGACTGGAAATGGCTCTGCGTGCGGCGCATCGCTATCAGGGCGGTTTGGCCTTGCTGTTTCTGGATCTGAATGAGTTCAAGTCCATTAACGATACCCATGGACATGCGGTGGGGGACCGTGTGCTCTGCACGATCGCACGACGACTGGAAGGCTGCGTACGCGAGACGGACACGGTAGCCCGGATGGGCGGTGATGAATTCGTCGTACTGTTGACCGAAATCCAGTCGGCGGATGCCGTTTCCAGGAAGGTGAAACAGATTGGTACGGTCATGACCGAGCCATTGGATACCGAATTCGGCGAGATAAGGGCGCTGTCCTGCAGCATCGGCGTGGCTTGTTATCCAGAGCATGGCGAGGATGCCGATTCCCTGCTGAGCTACGCAGACAACGACATGTACCGGCAGAAAAGGCATCGCTCGGGATCTGGGAGACGGTCCCACTAG
- a CDS encoding PQQ-dependent sugar dehydrogenase: protein MRRHAQLLRPTTGYFLLSALLLIGCGQDTSNLEQSRLACQLVPSVAGDGAEAGPEIEVEVVVEGVEIPWGLAWLPNGDMVFTERDKGQLRIVRNGQLQTSAVAEVDIAQITWAEEFGDLGSEGGLLGVLLHPDFAENRRFYMYWTAREPDDSLINRLGLFTMSEDFSSAELDRILIDNIPGGIHHAGGCMRIGPDRKLYLGVGAYEAPLAQVPDDVSGKMLRMNLDGSIPDDNPTAGSYVFLTGIRNTQGFDWFDAHHLLVMEHGPTFNDDGGPTEKGWDEFNVLKAGENSGWPEVHGCDTASGITEPVVVWERSFPPGGATLYRGDAIPEWTGSFFTATQGLPWLPDEGQHLHRIQLSPDNPYLVEKREVFLKQRYGRLRTVAEGPDGYLYVTTTNCDTRGRLAWNPNHCRRNGDQILRIVGLK from the coding sequence ATGCGGCGTCACGCGCAGCTCCTGCGTCCAACGACCGGCTACTTCCTGCTTTCGGCTCTGTTGCTGATTGGTTGCGGCCAGGACACGTCGAATCTTGAACAGTCCCGGCTGGCCTGTCAGCTCGTTCCCTCGGTGGCCGGTGACGGCGCTGAAGCGGGGCCCGAGATCGAGGTCGAGGTGGTGGTGGAGGGGGTCGAGATTCCCTGGGGCCTTGCCTGGCTTCCGAACGGGGATATGGTCTTCACGGAGCGCGACAAGGGCCAGCTGCGGATAGTCAGGAATGGTCAGTTGCAGACGAGTGCTGTGGCCGAGGTGGACATCGCGCAGATCACGTGGGCTGAGGAATTCGGCGATCTGGGCAGCGAGGGCGGCTTGTTGGGCGTCCTGCTGCATCCGGACTTCGCCGAGAACCGGCGCTTCTACATGTACTGGACTGCGCGCGAGCCCGACGACTCCCTGATCAACCGCCTGGGCCTGTTCACGATGTCCGAGGACTTCAGCAGTGCCGAGCTCGACCGCATTCTCATCGACAACATTCCGGGCGGCATTCATCACGCCGGTGGGTGCATGCGCATCGGTCCCGACAGGAAGCTCTACCTCGGTGTGGGCGCCTACGAAGCACCGCTGGCGCAGGTGCCCGACGACGTCTCCGGCAAGATGCTGCGCATGAACCTCGACGGTTCGATACCGGACGACAATCCGACAGCCGGGAGCTACGTCTTCCTGACCGGCATTCGCAACACGCAGGGCTTTGACTGGTTCGACGCGCACCATCTGCTGGTGATGGAGCACGGCCCGACGTTCAATGACGATGGCGGACCCACCGAGAAGGGTTGGGATGAGTTCAACGTTCTCAAGGCCGGCGAGAACTCCGGATGGCCCGAGGTGCATGGGTGCGACACAGCGTCGGGTATCACCGAGCCCGTGGTCGTATGGGAACGCTCCTTCCCGCCCGGTGGCGCCACTCTCTATCGTGGCGACGCCATTCCGGAGTGGACCGGAAGCTTCTTTACCGCTACGCAAGGCCTGCCCTGGTTGCCCGATGAAGGGCAGCATCTGCACCGCATTCAGCTAAGCCCCGACAACCCGTACCTGGTCGAGAAGCGCGAGGTGTTCCTGAAGCAGCGTTATGGACGCCTTCGCACCGTGGCGGAGGGCCCCGACGGTTATCTCTACGTCACCACCACCAATTGCGACACGCGCGGGCGCTTGGCCTGGAACCCCAACCACTGCCGCCGAAACGGCGATCAGATTCTGCGCATCGTCGGCCTGAAGTGA